Part of the Longimicrobium sp. genome is shown below.
TCGCCTCGCGTCTGGGGATCGGCACGGTCGTGGTTCCGGCGGACGCGGGGCTGCTGAGCGCGCTGGGCATCGGGCACGCGCCGCTGGAGCGCTTTGCCGAGCGGCAGGTGGTGCGGCGGCTGGACGAGATCGGCAACGAGATCGCATCCACCTTCGAAGCGCTGGCTGCAGAGGCGGCGGAGGCCGTGGCGCGCGAGGGCGTGGACGCATCGTCCATCGTCGTCCGGCGGCGGATCGCCAGCCTGCGCTACGTGGGCCAGGACTCCACGCTGATGGTGGACTGGGAGCCATCCGTCGACCTCCGCACGGCCTTCGAGGATCGCCATTCCGCCATCTACGGCCACCGCCCGGCCGCACGCCCGATCGAGGTGGAGAGCCTGCGCGCCATTGCATCCACCGTCGTCCCCGATCCCCCGGCCGCCCCCGATCCCCAGCCGCACGACGCCACCCCAGCCGCCACCCGCCGCACCTGGCTGGGCGGCGCCTGGGCAGACGTGCCCGTGTATGAGCGCGAGCGTCTGGACCTTGGCGCGCGCCTGACGGGCCCCGCGCTGATCGCCGAGCGCCACAGCGCCACCTTCGTCGCCCCGGATTGGACGGCGCGGCTGGATTCGGCGGACAACCTGGTACTGCAGTGCGATAACACCAAGTGCGAAAGTACTAAGTGCGAAAGTGCGAAAGTAACTTCGGGCGCCGCCGCGGGCTCTGAGAGCGACGCCGTTCACTCTCGCACTTTCGCACTTTCGCACTCTCGCACTTCCCCTCCAGACGCGGTCCGCACCGAACTCTTCATCTCCCGCTTCCGCGCGCTTGTGGGAGAAATGGGCGAAATGCTCCGCCGCACGGCGCTCTCCACCAACGTCAAGGAACGGCTGGACTTCTCCTGCGCGCTGCTGGACGCCGACGGCGAGCTGGTGGTGAACGCCCCGCACATTCCCGTACACCTGGGCGCCATGGGGCTGTGCGTGCGCGCCGTCCGCGACGCCGTGCCCATGCGGCCGGGCGACGTGGTCGTCACCAACCACCCCGGCTTCGGGGGATCGCACCTGCCGGACGTTACCGTCATCACGCCCGTTCACGACACGGACGGCACGATGATCGGGTACGTGGCCAGCCGCGCGCACCACGCCGAGATCGGCGGCACGCGGCCGGGGTCTATGCCGCCGTCTGCACGCACGCTGGCGGAAGAAGGCGTGGTGATCTCGCCGATGCACCTGGTGCGCGAGGGCCGGGCGCGGTGGGCCGAGATCCGCGCGGTGCTGGAGGGCGGCCCGCACCCCTCGCGCGCCGTGGACGACAACCTGGCGGACCTGGCCGCCGCGGTCGCCGCCAACCACCGCGGCGCCGAGATGCTGCGCGCGATGGCCCGCGAGCACGGACGCGATGCCGTGGCCGGCTACATGGGCGCGCTGAAGCGCCGGGCGGAAGACGGCATCCGCGCCGCCCTGCGCGGCATCGACGACGGTGTCTACGAAGCGGAAGAACGGCTGGACGACGGGTTGCCGCTCCGCGTCCGCATCGTCGTCGAGGGCGACCGCGCGTCCATCAGCTTCGCGGGCTCGGCGGAGGTGCATCCCGGCAATCTGAACGCAACTCCCGCCATCGTCCGCAGCGTCGTCCTCTACGTGCTGCGCCTGCTGGTGCGCGAGCCGCTTCCGTTGAACGAGGGGCTGATGCGCGCCGTAGAGCTCGACATTCCCCCCGGCCTGCTGAACCCGCCCTTCGGCGATGCCGCGCGCGACCCCGCCGTGGTGGGCGGCAACACCGAGGTCAGCCAGCGGCTCACCGACACGCTGCTCAAGGCGCTGGGCCTGGCCGCGTGCAGCCAGGGGACCATGAACAACGTGCTCTGGGGATCGGAGCGCTTCGGCTACTACGAGACCGTTTGTGGCGGGTCGGGCGCGGGGCCGGGATGGCACGGGGCCAGCGCGGTGCACACGCACATGACCAACACGCGCATCACCGATCCCGAGGTGGTGGAGCACCGCTACCCCGTGCGCGTGGACCGCTTCGCCGTGCGCGCGGGCTCCGGCGGGGCCGGGCGCTGGCGCGGCGGCGACGGCGCCGTGCGTGAGCTCACCTTCCTGCAGCCGATGTCGCTGTCCGTGCTCACCCAGCACCGCGCGGAGGGGCCGTACGGCATGGCGGGTGGCTTGGGCGGCGCGCCCGGGCGCCAGCGCGTCGTGCGCGCCGCGGGCGGAGAAATGGAGCTGAAATCCGTCGACGGGATGGAGGTGGAAGCGGGCGACCGGCTGGTGCTGGAGACGCCGGGCGGTGGCGGATTCGGGTCCCCGGTGGATGCTTCCGCGGCCTCCGGATGACCGCGCGCGCGTCCACCCGAATGCAAGGCTCTTTCGCGGCGCGCATCCTGCGCCGTACGTTGCGGTTCAGCCATTCGGAACTCCAGCGTCCCCACCCGTGACCGAGCCGTCTTCGCACCTGTCCGCCGCCTCAGCGACCCGCCGCGCCACCGGCGACCCGAACGTGTTCCTGATTCCGGAGGAGCATCTTCCGGCGGGTTTCGCGGCCAAGGTGGAAGCGGGCGGCTTTGTTCCGGCACCCACGCGGCCGGCCGCGACCGTGCTGCTGGCGCGCGACTCGGACGACGGCCCGGAGCTGCTGCTGATGCGCCGCAGCAAGCGCAGCGGCTTTGCGGCGGACGCGTGGGTGTTTCCCGGCGGCGTGGTGGACGACGAAGACCGCGACCCGGCCGTAATGGAGCGTCTGGATGGCCCCACGCCCATGCAGTGGGCCGAGCGCCTGGGGCTTACCGACCCGGCCGAGGCGCTGGCCTACGTGGTGGCGGCCGTGCGCGAGGCGTTCGAGGAAACGGGGATCCTGCTGGCCCGCGTGTCGGACGACGCCACCAACCCGGGCGGGGCGCTCTCGAACATCGACGTGGCGCGGCGCGCGCTGCTCAGCAGCGTGGTAGACCTGCGGCAGATCTTCATCACCCGCAACCTGCGGATGGCGGGAGACGAGCTGCTGTACCTGGCGCACTGGATTACCCCCGAGCCGGAGCCGCGGCGCTACGACACGCGCTTCTTCCTGGCCCGCGTGGACGCCGAGGCCGTCTGCACTCCGCACGAGGAGGAGCTGACCGAAAGCGTCTGGCTGACGGCCCGCGGCGCGGTGCACTACTTCGAGCTGGGCTCGCTGAAGATGCTGCCGCCCACCGTGCACACCCTGCGGCGCCTGGCCGGCTACGGAACCGTCGGGGAAATCTTCGCCGCCCTGGCGGATGCCCCGGTGCCCGCCATCCTTCCCGTGATGCGGCGGGTGGCGGATGGAGTGGCCATCGAGATTCCTCCCGAGGCCCGGCTGTAGGCCCAGGCCCGCAATTCGGCGCACCCCGCTTCGGCTGAAACCGCCGCCCCTCCCCCGCCGTATCACCCATCCATGAGCACTGATTCCGTTCCGGAGGCTGGCATGAACGAATACGAGGGCACGCCGTCCGGCGTGCTGATCCGCGACTTTCTCATCTTCCAGTTCAAGACGGTGCTGGACGGGATGAAGGACGCCATCGTCATCCCCTTCTCCATCATCGCGCTGATCGCCGACCTGATGGGCAGCCCGTCGCGCCGGGGCAGGACCTTCTACGCGCTGCTGGGCGCCTGCGAGGCGTTCGACCGATGGCTGAACCTCCACGCGCCGGCCCGCAACGCCACGCGCGGTCGCGACGGCCTGTTCGACACCAGCGAGCCCGGCGACGGCACGATGGTGGGCGAGCTCGAAGAGATTCTGCGCGGCGAACGGGCGCCGGTGCTGCCGCGAGCGTAAGGCGGCCCTGCACGGGAAAACGGGGGAGGGCACGCTCGGTGCTCTCCCCCCTTGGCCGTCACGACCCGTACACGCTATCTGCGCAGCAGGTACCAGCCGTCACCGAGCGGCGTTCGGCGCATCGTCGTGCGTTCCAGATAGCTGGCGGTGGAGGCCAGCGGTTGGCCGGGGCGCGCGTAGACCAGATACGTGGAGCCGCTCTGGGCGAACCGGAATGAAACGTGACCAGGCCTGGCCAACACTCTCTCCACGCCGGCGCCCCGCATCGCTGTGGTCAGACGGTCGTACTCCGCGCGGCCGACTCCTTCCGTCCGCAGCACATCGTCGAGGGAGCTGCTCGTCGACACTGCCTCGTGGAAGAGCCCCTCCCGCGGCCTTCCCGCCCAGCCGTTCAACTCCATCCATTCGACTCCCACCGCGAGTTCTTCGATCCGCCCGCTCCGCAGCACCTCGTCCGCCAGGGGCGCGAGCTGGG
Proteins encoded:
- a CDS encoding hydantoinase B/oxoprolinase family protein, producing the protein RSAAERAVAGGVRSAAVALMHAFRDPAHERALAGVLREAGFEHVALSSDLAPFIGLLARAQTATVDAYLGPVIGRYLEGVRGALGGGRLHVMTSAGGLVQPADFRAKDSLLSGPAGGVVGAALAGRRSGFARVIAFDMGGTSTDVARVDGDFEYVWEHEVGGARIVAPALAIESVAAGGGSICTIDAQGLRVGPESAGASPGPACYGAGGPLTVTDCNLLLGRLDAARFAIPVHPEPARAAAAELASRVREQTGEDVGGEALLSGLIDIADERMADAIRGISLRRGYDPGEYALVAFGGAGAQHACGVASRLGIGTVVVPADAGLLSALGIGHAPLERFAERQVVRRLDEIGNEIASTFEALAAEAAEAVAREGVDASSIVVRRRIASLRYVGQDSTLMVDWEPSVDLRTAFEDRHSAIYGHRPAARPIEVESLRAIASTVVPDPPAAPDPQPHDATPAATRRTWLGGAWADVPVYERERLDLGARLTGPALIAERHSATFVAPDWTARLDSADNLVLQCDNTKCESTKCESAKVTSGAAAGSESDAVHSRTFALSHSRTSPPDAVRTELFISRFRALVGEMGEMLRRTALSTNVKERLDFSCALLDADGELVVNAPHIPVHLGAMGLCVRAVRDAVPMRPGDVVVTNHPGFGGSHLPDVTVITPVHDTDGTMIGYVASRAHHAEIGGTRPGSMPPSARTLAEEGVVISPMHLVREGRARWAEIRAVLEGGPHPSRAVDDNLADLAAAVAANHRGAEMLRAMAREHGRDAVAGYMGALKRRAEDGIRAALRGIDDGVYEAEERLDDGLPLRVRIVVEGDRASISFAGSAEVHPGNLNATPAIVRSVVLYVLRLLVREPLPLNEGLMRAVELDIPPGLLNPPFGDAARDPAVVGGNTEVSQRLTDTLLKALGLAACSQGTMNNVLWGSERFGYYETVCGGSGAGPGWHGASAVHTHMTNTRITDPEVVEHRYPVRVDRFAVRAGSGGAGRWRGGDGAVRELTFLQPMSLSVLTQHRAEGPYGMAGGLGGAPGRQRVVRAAGGEMELKSVDGMEVEAGDRLVLETPGGGGFGSPVDASAASG
- a CDS encoding NUDIX hydrolase translates to MTEPSSHLSAASATRRATGDPNVFLIPEEHLPAGFAAKVEAGGFVPAPTRPAATVLLARDSDDGPELLLMRRSKRSGFAADAWVFPGGVVDDEDRDPAVMERLDGPTPMQWAERLGLTDPAEALAYVVAAVREAFEETGILLARVSDDATNPGGALSNIDVARRALLSSVVDLRQIFITRNLRMAGDELLYLAHWITPEPEPRRYDTRFFLARVDAEAVCTPHEEELTESVWLTARGAVHYFELGSLKMLPPTVHTLRRLAGYGTVGEIFAALADAPVPAILPVMRRVADGVAIEIPPEARL